A stretch of the Theileria equi strain WA chromosome 1, complete sequence genome encodes the following:
- a CDS encoding hypothetical protein (encoded by transcript BEWA_031000A), whose translation MADEYKASSSDNNEDEQNCPLCMETLDETDRNFYPCGCGYQVCLWCLHYIRNTMGNKCPACRRDYEESNFKYKTKPQSAVGAQTKKKREKEATPKDTKSPISTSNPEALKDIRVIQRNLVYVIGIPLKLAKKEILKRYEYFGQYGKIQHIVVNKSHIYNSHWGGPSYTAYVTYSKKSEATAAIQGINTMQVDNKYFRASYGTTKYCSYFLKGMKCCNSDCFYLHQFGDECDRFTKEDLVAAKHRLQCQPATPAPSTQPPSKKEMPERPLENQSSVKLLNLLQWNGKSKSGSPQSAKEFSSWANVAAGTKTLSREQSEPAKHVSTPQFAPYASLGAKSMDAKDTQPNYSHSLDYSSKLDDVNSLVNRYNFPSIKSGFDQPTQSYQPENRSSTFQSTDHDLSSSATDSADTIFSIPVDSVLQRYNRCSRLLYVIDVPLDLDNFSNLGLSHDSQKGGKSSHCKYWKWVYNDESSPAREVESKIDLCRQQLDYYKSSNSLNYSMFSKLPSSSNSPRDWLPDENFTSDIMHKIKRHTLLLDNLSRQYNPENNKASYSECDNPDLSEPEIPQEIQNGSLSPQSSSNWLDANDSFEYYVLSILYHPSLDESQLNMQTKILEQLKVQTQKVVDGHVERQGEFLEHLENLND comes from the exons ATGGCAGATGAATACAAAGCATCGTCAAGCGATAacaatgaagatgaacagAATTGCCCATTATGCATGGAAACACTCGACGAAACAGACCGCAACTTCTATCCCTGCGGCTGTGGATATCAAGTGTGCCTCTGGTgtctccattatatacGCAATACCATGGGAAATAAATGCCCAGCATGTAGAAGAGACTACGAAGAATCCAATTTCAAGTATAAAACAAAACCACAGTCAGCTGTGGGAGCACAGaccaagaagaagagggaAAAGGAAGCGactccaaaggatacaAAGTCACCAATCTCCACCAGCAACCCAGAGGCGCTAAAGGATATCAGGGTTATACAGAGGAATTTGGTCTACGTCATTGGAATACCCCTAAAGTTGGCGAAGAAGGAGATCCTTAAGCGTTACGAATACTTTGGACAATACGGCAAGATTCAACACATTGTCGTTAATAAAAGTCACATTTATAATTCCCATTGGGGTGGACCATCTTACACAGCATATGTTACCTACTCGAAAAAGTCAGAAGCCACAGCGGCTATTCAAGGAATTAATACAATGCAAGTTGATAACAAGTACTTTAGAGCCTCATATGGAACCACAAAATACTGCTCATATTTCCTAAAGGGGATGAAGTGCTGCAATTCAGATTGcttttatctccatcaatTTGGAGATGAATGCGATCGATTCACCAAAGAAGATCTTGTTGCTGCGAAACATAGACTACAGTGCCAGCCAGCGACACCCGCTCCTTCTACACAACCACCAAGCAAGAAGGAAATGCCAGAAAGACCACTGGAAAATCAATCATCGGTAAAACTACTAAACTTGCTCCAGTGGAATGGAAAATCAAAATCAGGATCTCCTCAGTCCGCAAAGGAATTCTCATCGTGGGCCAATGTGGCTGCTGGAACAAAGACACTTAGCAGAGAACAATCGGAGCCTGCAAAACACGTTTCTACTCCTCAATTTGCTCCTTACGCTTCGTTAGGTGCAAAGAGTATGGATGCAAAGGACACCCAGCCAAACTATTCCCACTCGCTGGATTATTCTTCCAAACTCGATGATGTCAACTCTCTTGTTAATC GCTATAATTTCCCATCTATAAAGAGTGGATTTGACCAGCCTACGCAAAGCTACCAGCCGGAGAACAGGTCAAGTACATTTCAATCAACCGATCATGATCTATCATCTAGTGCTACGGATTCCGCAGATACAATATTCAGTATCCCAGTAGATTCGGTGCTGCAAAGATATAATAGATGCTCAAGGCTACTCTATGTCATAGACGTTCCCCTGGACTTGGAtaacttttcaaatttgGGCTTAAGCCATGATTCGCAAAAGGGAGGAAAAAGCTCGCATTGCAAATACTGGAAGTGGGTATACAATGATGAATCTAGCCCTGCTAGAGAGGTAGAATCAAAGATTGATCTGTGCAGACAACAATTGGACTATTATAAGAGCTCAAATAGTTTAAACTACAGCATGTTTAGTAAACTACCAAGTAGTAGTAATAGTCCTAGGGACTGGTTGCCTGACGAAAATTTCACGAGCGATATAATGCACAAGATAAAGAGGCATACTCTTTTGCTGGATAATTTATCGAGGCAATATAATCCAGAAAATAACAAGGCATCGTACAGTGAATGTGACAATCCGGATTTATCAGAACCGGAAATTCCTCAGGAAATCCAAAATGGATCATTATCACCTCAAAGCTCCTCGAATTGGCTAGACGCAAACGATTCTTTTGAATATTATGTATTGAGTATATTGTATCACCCCTCCCTGGATGAATCGCAACTGAACATGCAGACAAAAATATTGGAACAACTAAAGGTGCAAACACAAAAGGTTGTAGATGGCCATGTCGAGCGACAAGGCGAATTTTTAGAGCATTTAGAAAATTTAAATGACTAG